A window of the Juglans microcarpa x Juglans regia isolate MS1-56 chromosome 5D, Jm3101_v1.0, whole genome shotgun sequence genome harbors these coding sequences:
- the LOC121265519 gene encoding ubiquitin-conjugating enzyme E2 variant 1D — protein MTLGSGGSSVVVPRNFRLLEELERGEKGIGDGTVSYGMDDGDDIYMRSWTGTIIGPHNTVHEGRIYQLKLFCDKDYPEKPPSVRFHSRINMTCVNHETGVVEPKKFGLLANWQREYTMEDILTQLKKEMAAPHNRKLVQPPEGTYF, from the exons ATGACGCTCGGCTCAGGAGGATCCAGTGTCGTGG TCCCTAGGAACTTCAGATTGTTGGAGGAGCTTGAACGTGGTGAAAAAGGTATTGGTGATGGCACTGTCAGCTATGGAATGGATGATGGAGATGACATTTACATGCGCTCTTGGACTGGAACCATTATCGGTCCTCACAAT ACTGTGCATGAAGGTCGAATTTATCAGTTGAAGCTATTTTGTGATAAGGATTACCCAGAGAAGCCCCCAAGCGTTCGTTTTCATTCACGGATTAATATGACTTGTGTGAACCATGAAACGGGGGTG GTGGAACCAAAGAAGTTTGGACTTCTCGCGAATTGGCAACGAGAGTACACCATGGAGGATATATTGACCCAGCTGAAAAAGGAGATGGCCGCACCACACAACAGGAAGCTGGTCCAGCCTCCAGAAGGCACCTACTTCTAG